In a genomic window of Chryseobacterium sp. G0162:
- a CDS encoding patatin-like phospholipase family protein: MNFEKVGLVLSGGGTKGIAHAGVLKFLKEKNVDIDILSCCSAGSIVGCLHAVGKTPEEILEFFNSVYFFNWKHFAFNQPGLVSSIIFRNYLKPIFHDMKLGDLDIEVKIVATELVSGTQKIFDKDFEVVDAIIASCSIPGITTPYIIGDEMYCDGGVLNNFPADIIRDDCDKLIGVFVSPPNDAKIKDLNSIKAIVSRSYDLLSYRIEKVKFDYCDWFISSQKLSTYGTFERGKDRLEQIFNIGYKAAKESYDDSRFLTELRQAGT; encoded by the coding sequence ATGAATTTTGAGAAAGTAGGACTTGTTTTGTCAGGAGGCGGTACCAAAGGCATCGCCCATGCGGGGGTATTAAAATTCTTGAAGGAAAAAAACGTAGACATAGATATTCTTTCCTGTTGCAGTGCAGGATCTATTGTGGGATGCCTTCATGCGGTAGGAAAGACGCCTGAAGAAATTCTGGAATTTTTCAATTCCGTTTATTTTTTTAACTGGAAACACTTTGCATTCAATCAACCAGGATTGGTTTCCTCTATTATTTTCAGAAACTATCTTAAGCCTATTTTTCATGATATGAAATTAGGGGATCTTGATATTGAAGTGAAAATTGTAGCCACAGAATTGGTTTCCGGTACCCAGAAGATTTTTGATAAGGATTTTGAAGTAGTGGATGCCATTATTGCCTCATGTTCTATTCCCGGAATTACTACACCTTATATTATTGGTGACGAAATGTATTGTGATGGGGGAGTGTTGAACAATTTTCCGGCAGATATCATCAGAGATGATTGTGATAAACTGATTGGAGTATTTGTTTCACCACCCAATGATGCTAAAATTAAAGATCTGAACTCAATTAAAGCCATTGTTTCCCGTTCTTATGATCTTCTTTCCTATAGAATCGAAAAAGTGAAATTTGACTACTGTGATTGGTTTATTTCTTCTCAAAAGCTATCTACTTACGGAACTTTTGAACGCGGAAAAGACCGTTTGGAGCAGATTTTTAATATTGGCTATAAAGCAGCCAAAGAAAGCTACGATGATAGCCGTTTTCTTACAGAATTAAGACAAGCCGGAACATAA
- a CDS encoding ABC transporter ATP-binding protein — MPLQINNLTKKFGEQTALNTINISIDKNEIIGLLGPNGAGKSTLMKSIVGALKIDEGEIIFNGQNITQHEIESKKKIGFLPENNPLYLEMYVKEYLQFVANIHKIPESKVDEVIELVGITPEKSKRIGQLSKGYKQRVGLAQAIIHQPDLLILDEPTNGLDPNQILEIRNVIKEIGQQKTVLLSTHIMQEVEALCSRVILIHKGNILQDCPIDEFKGKFDSLEEAFASYTAVQKN, encoded by the coding sequence ATGCCGCTTCAGATAAACAATTTAACCAAAAAATTTGGTGAACAGACTGCCTTAAATACTATCAACATTTCTATTGATAAAAATGAAATCATCGGTCTTCTCGGTCCTAACGGTGCTGGAAAATCCACCCTGATGAAATCTATTGTAGGGGCACTGAAAATTGATGAAGGGGAAATTATCTTTAATGGCCAGAACATTACCCAGCACGAGATTGAAAGCAAGAAGAAAATAGGCTTTCTCCCGGAAAACAATCCATTATATCTGGAAATGTATGTGAAAGAATATCTTCAATTCGTAGCCAACATCCACAAAATCCCTGAATCTAAGGTAGATGAAGTTATAGAACTGGTAGGAATTACCCCGGAAAAATCCAAAAGAATCGGGCAGCTTTCCAAAGGTTATAAGCAGCGTGTAGGATTAGCTCAGGCAATTATTCATCAACCGGATTTATTAATTTTGGATGAGCCTACCAATGGACTTGATCCTAATCAGATTCTGGAAATCAGAAATGTGATAAAAGAAATTGGGCAACAAAAAACGGTTTTACTTTCTACACACATCATGCAGGAGGTAGAAGCGCTTTGTTCAAGAGTGATTCTTATTCATAAAGGAAATATTCTTCAGGATTGCCCTATTGACGAATTTAAAGGGAAATTTGACAGCCTGGAAGAGGCTTTTGCGAGCTATACTGCGGTTCAGAAAAATTAA